A genomic segment from Bradyrhizobium sp. CB1015 encodes:
- the upp gene encoding uracil phosphoribosyltransferase, with translation MEGVTIVDHPLVQHKLTLVRDKSISTKSFRELIKEIGMLLCYEVTRDLPLADTVIETPLATMHSAKIAGKKLVFVPMLRAGTTFVDGMMDLVPTARVAHIGLYRQPHSFAAVEYFFKSPSDLSERLAIVVTPVVATANTAVAAIDRLKERGARDIRVACLIAAPEGLERLRGLHPDVPIWTAAVDEGLDENGFILPGLGDAGDRAYGTR, from the coding sequence ATGGAAGGCGTCACGATCGTCGATCATCCGCTGGTGCAGCACAAGCTGACGCTGGTGCGGGACAAGTCCATCTCGACCAAGTCGTTCCGCGAGCTGATCAAGGAAATCGGCATGCTCTTGTGCTACGAGGTGACGCGCGACCTGCCGCTCGCCGACACCGTGATCGAGACGCCGCTGGCGACGATGCATTCGGCCAAGATCGCCGGCAAGAAGCTGGTGTTCGTGCCGATGCTGCGCGCCGGCACCACCTTCGTCGACGGCATGATGGACCTGGTGCCGACTGCGCGCGTCGCCCATATCGGCCTCTACCGCCAGCCGCACAGCTTTGCCGCGGTGGAGTATTTCTTCAAATCGCCGTCTGACCTCAGCGAGCGCCTCGCCATCGTGGTGACGCCGGTGGTCGCCACCGCCAATACCGCCGTCGCTGCCATCGACCGGCTGAAGGAGCGCGGCGCCAGGGACATCCGCGTTGCCTGCCTGATCGCAGCACCGGAAGGACTCGAGCGGCTGCGCGGATTGCATCCGGACGTGCCGATCTGGACCGCGGCGGTGGATGAAGGGCTCGACGAGAACGGGTTCATCCTGCCGGGCCTCGGCGATGCCGGCGACCGCGCCTACGGAACGCGGTAA
- a CDS encoding M48 family metallopeptidase, with protein sequence MSDVFAETPAQSAKPTIFFDGVSSRRRQVTLTLSDALEIAEDGVTPVRWAYADLRRADGPPGILRLAATSAPPLARLEIRDAALAAEVVARCTRLDEHRTTRRGVAKIVGWSVAAAVSIVCVVLFGVPLAADRLAPLVPKPVERRIGDAAEVQMKTIFGRSVCEDPAGKAAFTKLVNRLRDAAGLDDTMTAGVLPTAVPNAFALPGGKVFVLKGLLDKAENPDELAGILAHELGHLKHYDNMRGLIYNGGTSFLIGLLFGDVTGSSAVIFASRSLVEASYSRDAETGADTFAIEIMHALGRSPKPAAQLMFRITGKEGGSSLATILASHPLTEDRLARMTMEDRPASGPPLLTDKEWQALKGICGSGKI encoded by the coding sequence GTGAGTGACGTGTTTGCCGAGACCCCGGCGCAGTCGGCCAAGCCGACCATCTTCTTCGACGGCGTGTCGAGCCGCAGACGGCAAGTGACGCTGACGCTCAGTGATGCGCTCGAGATCGCCGAGGACGGCGTAACGCCCGTTCGCTGGGCCTATGCCGACCTTCGCCGCGCCGACGGTCCCCCTGGAATCCTGCGCCTGGCTGCGACGTCCGCGCCGCCTCTGGCCCGGCTGGAGATCCGCGATGCCGCGCTCGCCGCAGAGGTGGTCGCCCGCTGCACGCGGCTCGACGAGCACCGGACGACGCGCCGCGGTGTCGCGAAGATCGTGGGCTGGTCGGTTGCCGCCGCCGTCTCCATCGTCTGCGTGGTCCTGTTCGGCGTGCCGCTCGCCGCCGACCGGCTCGCGCCGCTGGTGCCCAAGCCGGTCGAACGGCGTATCGGCGACGCGGCCGAGGTCCAGATGAAGACCATTTTCGGCCGCAGCGTCTGCGAAGACCCCGCGGGCAAGGCCGCGTTCACGAAGCTGGTCAATCGCCTGCGCGATGCGGCCGGCCTCGACGACACCATGACTGCCGGCGTGCTGCCCACCGCGGTGCCGAATGCCTTCGCGCTGCCCGGCGGCAAGGTGTTCGTGCTGAAGGGCCTGCTCGACAAGGCCGAGAATCCCGACGAGCTTGCCGGCATCCTCGCCCACGAGCTCGGCCATCTCAAGCATTACGACAACATGCGCGGCCTGATCTATAACGGCGGCACCTCGTTCCTGATCGGCCTGTTGTTCGGCGACGTCACCGGCTCCTCGGCCGTGATCTTCGCCTCGCGCAGCCTGGTCGAAGCGTCCTATTCGCGCGACGCCGAGACCGGCGCCGACACCTTCGCGATCGAGATCATGCATGCACTTGGCCGTTCGCCGAAACCTGCGGCCCAGTTGATGTTCCGCATCACCGGCAAGGAGGGCGGCTCCTCGCTCGCCACGATCCTCGCCAGCCATCCGCTGACCGAGGACCGCCTCGCGCGCATGACGATGGAGGATCGGCCCGCCAGCGGCCCGCCGCTGCTGACCGACAAGGAGTGGCAGGCGCTGAAGGGAATTTGCGGCAGCGGGAAGATTTGA